From one Synechocystis sp. PCC 6803 substr. PCC-P genomic stretch:
- a CDS encoding transporter substrate-binding domain-containing protein has translation MRSLIVASCLLFLIPGLTVSATAQTMVLETNGIAMTSREVSLEAIRQRGKLRVGVKDNLRPLGFRDGQGELTGLEIALARRLALALLGDETAVELVPVQNQDRLPLLLNGDVDLIIAQMGQNPARDRLVDFSPPYYMDGVGLISKNSSLKNIDRNQAHTIAVLNNSGTIPVIKQAFPQATLVGVDSYDQAYQILEQGQAMAFAGDNSVLSGWAQSQSDYYHLPLQLTVNPLAIAMAKGLQHQALQREVNQTLLQLRASGWLRQQWQAWGLPF, from the coding sequence ATGCGTAGCCTAATTGTCGCTAGCTGTTTACTATTTTTAATTCCGGGTTTAACTGTCAGTGCGACGGCCCAAACCATGGTCTTGGAAACCAACGGGATAGCTATGACTAGCCGAGAAGTCAGCCTAGAAGCCATTCGGCAACGGGGTAAATTAAGGGTGGGAGTGAAGGATAACTTACGACCTTTGGGTTTTCGGGATGGACAGGGGGAATTAACTGGTTTAGAAATTGCTTTGGCCCGTCGTTTAGCTTTGGCTTTGCTGGGGGATGAAACGGCGGTGGAGTTGGTTCCGGTACAGAATCAGGACCGGCTTCCCCTATTACTCAATGGTGACGTGGATTTAATCATTGCCCAAATGGGCCAAAATCCTGCTCGCGATCGCCTGGTGGATTTTTCCCCGCCCTACTATATGGACGGAGTTGGTTTAATTAGCAAAAACAGCTCCCTGAAAAACATAGACCGCAACCAGGCTCACACCATTGCGGTGCTTAATAACAGCGGCACCATTCCCGTTATCAAACAAGCATTTCCCCAAGCTACCCTTGTGGGGGTAGATTCCTACGACCAAGCCTATCAAATTCTAGAACAGGGCCAAGCCATGGCCTTTGCTGGGGACAATTCCGTGCTGAGCGGCTGGGCCCAATCCCAATCCGATTACTATCATTTACCTTTGCAATTAACAGTTAACCCCTTAGCGATCGCCATGGCCAAAGGATTGCAACATCAGGCTCTCCAACGGGAAGTTAACCAAACCCTACTGCAATTGCGGGCTTCTGGTTGGCTCCGGCAACAATGGCAAGCCTGGGGCCTGCCCTTCTAA
- a CDS encoding TRAP transporter large permease subunit — MVDYDWLGPMMFVGALVFLGCGYPVAFSLGGVAILFAIIGAALGSFDPIFLSAMPQRIFGIMANGTLLAIPFFIFLGSMLERSGIAEQLLETMGIILGHLRGGLALAVILVGTMLAATTGVVAATVVAMGLISLPIMLRYGYSKELASGVIVASGTLGQIIPPSVVLIVLADQLGVSVGDLFIGSLLPGLMMAGSFALYVLIIAWLKPDLAPALPAEVRNIGGQELRRRIVQVMLPPLVLILLVLGSIFFGIASPTEAGAVGSIGAIALAHFNQRLNWKALWEVCDATLRITSMVMLILLGSTAFSLVFRGLEGDRFMFDLLANLPGGQIGFLAISMITIFILGFFIDFFEIAFIVLPLFKPVAEALNLDLIWYGVIVGANLQTSFLTPPFGFALFYLRGVAPASLTTGQIYRGAVPFIGLQVLVLLLIIIFPALINWLPSLSVQ, encoded by the coding sequence ATGGTGGACTACGATTGGTTAGGGCCAATGATGTTTGTGGGGGCATTGGTCTTCCTGGGCTGTGGCTATCCCGTTGCCTTTTCCCTGGGGGGAGTGGCGATTTTATTTGCCATCATCGGCGCGGCTTTAGGTTCCTTTGACCCCATATTCTTGTCCGCCATGCCCCAAAGGATTTTTGGCATTATGGCCAATGGTACTCTGCTGGCTATTCCCTTTTTCATCTTTTTGGGATCCATGCTGGAGCGGTCTGGCATTGCTGAGCAACTATTAGAAACCATGGGTATTATCCTGGGGCATTTGCGGGGAGGACTAGCCCTGGCGGTGATCCTAGTGGGTACTATGCTGGCGGCAACCACCGGAGTTGTGGCGGCCACCGTTGTGGCCATGGGTTTAATTTCCCTACCCATTATGTTGCGCTATGGCTACAGCAAAGAGTTAGCATCCGGTGTCATTGTCGCCTCTGGCACCCTGGGACAAATCATTCCTCCTAGCGTAGTTTTGATCGTTTTAGCTGATCAATTGGGAGTTTCCGTGGGGGACTTATTTATCGGCTCCCTCCTTCCAGGACTAATGATGGCCGGCAGTTTTGCCCTTTATGTCTTGATAATTGCCTGGTTAAAACCGGACTTAGCCCCGGCTTTACCGGCCGAAGTTAGGAACATTGGCGGCCAGGAATTACGCAGACGTATAGTGCAGGTGATGTTGCCCCCGTTAGTTTTAATTCTGTTGGTGCTGGGGAGTATTTTCTTCGGCATTGCTAGTCCCACCGAAGCAGGGGCCGTGGGTTCCATCGGGGCGATCGCCTTGGCCCATTTTAATCAACGTCTGAACTGGAAAGCCCTCTGGGAAGTCTGTGACGCCACCCTACGCATTACCAGCATGGTGATGCTAATCCTATTGGGGTCAACTGCGTTTAGCTTAGTGTTCCGGGGGCTGGAAGGCGATCGATTTATGTTTGATCTTTTGGCTAATTTACCCGGTGGCCAAATTGGCTTTTTAGCCATTAGTATGATCACCATTTTCATCCTGGGATTTTTCATTGACTTTTTTGAAATTGCCTTTATTGTTCTGCCTCTGTTTAAGCCTGTGGCAGAGGCACTAAACCTTGATTTAATTTGGTACGGTGTCATTGTGGGAGCCAATTTACAAACCTCCTTCCTCACACCGCCCTTTGGTTTTGCCCTCTTTTACTTACGGGGAGTGGCACCAGCTAGCTTGACCACTGGACAAATTTATCGGGGAGCTGTGCCCTTCATTGGCTTGCAAGTTTTAGTGTTGTTGTTAATTATTATTTTCCCTGCTCTGATTAATTGGTTACCTTCTTTAAGTGTTCAATAA
- a CDS encoding TRAP transporter small permease subunit produces MDKLLKIAQLIDQFTAWIGKFTAWLVLAMVLTGGWNVVGRYLGRLVGQNLASNGLLEAQWYLFDLVFLLGAAYTLQTNDHVRVDIFYKSLGDRQRAWVNLLGTCLFLFPFCGLVIFYSWESVINSWHIWETSPDPGGLPRYPIKTMIIVGFVLLIFQGIAEVIKNLAIALGHVDTEARG; encoded by the coding sequence GTGGACAAATTACTCAAAATTGCCCAGCTTATCGATCAATTCACCGCTTGGATTGGGAAATTTACCGCATGGTTAGTATTGGCAATGGTACTAACTGGCGGCTGGAATGTGGTGGGGCGCTACCTCGGCCGCTTAGTAGGCCAGAACTTGGCCTCCAATGGTTTGCTAGAAGCCCAATGGTATTTGTTTGATCTAGTTTTTCTTCTCGGTGCTGCCTACACCCTGCAAACCAATGACCATGTGCGGGTGGATATTTTTTACAAATCCCTTGGCGATCGCCAGCGGGCTTGGGTGAATTTATTGGGTACCTGTTTATTTTTATTCCCGTTTTGTGGGCTAGTGATTTTTTATTCTTGGGAATCGGTGATCAATTCCTGGCACATTTGGGAAACTTCGCCGGATCCGGGAGGATTACCCCGTTATCCCATTAAAACCATGATTATTGTCGGTTTTGTCCTACTTATTTTCCAAGGCATTGCGGAAGTAATTAAAAATCTGGCGATCGCCCTTGGTCATGTTGATACGGAGGCTAGGGGTTAA
- the rpsJ gene encoding 30S ribosomal protein S10 produces the protein MATLQQQKIRIRLKAFDRRLLDTSCDKIVDTANRTNAAAVGPIPLPTKRKIYCVLRSPHVDKDSREHFETRTHRRIIDIYQPSSKTIDALMKLDLPAGVDIEVKL, from the coding sequence ATGGCAACATTGCAACAACAAAAAATCCGTATCCGCCTCAAAGCCTTTGACCGTCGCCTCCTCGATACATCCTGCGACAAAATTGTTGATACCGCTAATCGTACTAATGCCGCCGCTGTGGGGCCGATTCCTTTGCCCACCAAACGGAAAATTTATTGTGTGTTGCGCTCTCCCCACGTGGATAAGGATTCCCGGGAACATTTTGAAACCCGCACCCACCGCCGCATTATCGACATTTATCAGCCTTCTTCCAAGACCATTGACGCTCTGATGAAGTTGGATCTCCCTGCCGGGGTTGATATCGAAGTCAAGCTATAG
- the tuf gene encoding elongation factor Tu: MARAKFERTKDHVNIGTIGHVDHGKTTLTAAITMTLAELGGAKARKYEDIDAAPEEKARGITINTAHVEYETDSRHYAHVDCPGHADYVKNMITGAAQMDGAILVVSAADGPMPQTREHILLAKQVGVPKLVVFLNKKDMVDDEELLELVELEVRELLSDYDFPGDDIPIVAGSALKAIEGEKEYKDAILELMKAVDDYIDTPEREVDKPFLMAVEDVFSITGRGTVATGRIERGKVKVGEEISIVGIKDTRKATVTGVEMFQKTLEEGMAGDNVGLLLRGIQKEDIERGMVLAKPGSITPHTEFEGEVYVLKKEEGGRHTPFFANYRPQFYVRTTDVTGTIKSYTADDGSAVEMVMPGDRIKMTVELINPIAIEQGMRFAIREGGRTIGAGVVSKILK; this comes from the coding sequence ATGGCACGCGCAAAATTTGAACGGACGAAAGACCACGTAAACATTGGCACCATTGGTCACGTTGACCACGGTAAAACCACCCTAACGGCGGCGATCACCATGACCTTGGCGGAATTGGGTGGTGCCAAAGCCCGGAAATATGAAGATATTGACGCGGCTCCTGAGGAAAAAGCCCGGGGCATTACCATCAATACTGCCCACGTTGAGTATGAAACCGATAGCCGTCACTATGCCCACGTAGACTGTCCTGGTCACGCTGACTATGTGAAAAACATGATCACCGGTGCTGCCCAGATGGACGGTGCGATTCTGGTGGTTTCCGCCGCTGATGGCCCCATGCCCCAAACCCGGGAACACATTCTTTTGGCTAAGCAAGTAGGGGTTCCCAAACTGGTGGTCTTTTTGAATAAGAAAGACATGGTGGACGACGAAGAACTGCTGGAATTGGTGGAACTGGAAGTTCGTGAATTGCTCAGCGACTACGATTTCCCCGGTGATGACATTCCCATCGTTGCTGGCTCTGCCCTCAAGGCGATCGAAGGAGAAAAAGAATACAAAGATGCGATTCTTGAACTCATGAAAGCCGTTGACGACTACATCGACACCCCTGAGCGGGAAGTTGATAAGCCCTTCTTGATGGCGGTGGAAGACGTATTCTCCATCACTGGTCGTGGTACCGTTGCCACCGGTCGGATTGAGCGCGGAAAAGTTAAAGTTGGCGAAGAAATTTCCATCGTCGGCATTAAAGATACCCGTAAAGCCACTGTTACCGGTGTGGAAATGTTCCAAAAAACCCTTGAAGAGGGAATGGCTGGGGACAACGTGGGTCTGCTCCTCCGGGGGATTCAAAAAGAGGACATCGAACGGGGTATGGTTTTGGCTAAACCCGGTTCCATCACTCCCCACACCGAATTTGAAGGGGAAGTTTACGTGCTCAAGAAAGAAGAAGGTGGCCGCCACACTCCTTTCTTTGCCAACTACCGCCCTCAGTTCTATGTACGGACCACTGACGTAACCGGTACCATCAAAAGCTACACCGCTGACGACGGCAGTGCTGTGGAAATGGTTATGCCTGGGGATCGTATCAAAATGACCGTTGAGCTCATTAACCCGATCGCCATTGAACAGGGGATGCGTTTTGCTATCCGCGAAGGTGGTCGTACCATCGGCGCCGGTGTTGTTTCTAAGATTTTGAAGTAG
- the fusA gene encoding elongation factor G, with translation MARTVPLERIRNIGIAAHIDAGKTTTTERILFYSGVVHKIGEVHEGTAVTDWMAQERERGITITAAAISTDWLGHHINIIDTPGHVDFTIEVERSMRVLDGVIAVFCSVGGVQPQSETVWRQAERYQVPRIAFVNKMDRTGANFFRVCQQIGDRLRANAVPVQIPIGSEAEFEGIVDLVRMKAYLYKNDLGTDIQEVPIPDSVKDKTEEYRLRLVESVAEADDALMEKYLEGEELTADELVAGLRRGTIAGTMVPVLCGSAFKNKGVQLLLDAVVDYLPSPLEVPAIEGHLPDGEVATRPAEDKAPLSALAFKVMADPFGRLTFVRVYSGVLEKGSYVLNSTKEKKERISRLIILKADDRIEVDQLNAGDLGAVLGLKDTLTGDTLCDDQEPIILESLFVPQPVISVAVEPKTKQDMDKLSKALQSLSEEDPTFRVSVDPETNQTVIAGMGELHLEILVDRMLREFKVEANVGAPQVAYRETIRKAVQAEGKFIRQSGGKGQYGHVVIEVEPTEPGTGFEFVSKIVGGVIPKEYIAPSEQGMKEACASGVLAGYPVIDLKATLVDGSFHDVDSSEMAFKIAGSMAIREAVGQADPVLLEPVMKVEIEVPDDFMGNVIGDLNARRGHIEGQETEQGIAKVAASVPLAEMFGYATDIRSKTQGRGIFSMEFSHYAEVPRNVAEAIVAKSRGYA, from the coding sequence ATGGCTCGCACAGTGCCCCTAGAACGAATACGTAACATTGGTATCGCCGCCCACATTGATGCGGGTAAGACCACCACGACGGAACGGATTCTGTTCTACTCTGGCGTGGTTCATAAAATCGGTGAGGTTCATGAAGGTACGGCAGTAACGGACTGGATGGCCCAGGAAAGGGAAAGGGGCATCACCATCACCGCCGCCGCTATTAGTACCGATTGGTTGGGGCATCATATCAACATCATTGACACTCCGGGGCACGTGGATTTCACCATTGAGGTGGAGCGCTCCATGCGAGTGTTGGACGGAGTAATTGCTGTATTTTGTTCCGTGGGTGGAGTGCAACCCCAATCAGAAACAGTGTGGCGTCAAGCGGAACGATACCAAGTGCCCCGCATTGCCTTCGTCAATAAGATGGACCGCACCGGGGCTAATTTTTTCCGGGTCTGTCAACAGATTGGCGATCGCCTACGGGCCAATGCGGTGCCCGTTCAAATTCCCATCGGTAGTGAAGCGGAGTTTGAAGGCATTGTGGATTTGGTGCGCATGAAGGCCTATTTATACAAAAACGATCTGGGCACAGATATCCAGGAAGTTCCCATTCCCGATTCAGTGAAGGATAAAACGGAAGAATATCGCCTGCGCCTAGTGGAATCGGTGGCGGAAGCAGATGATGCTCTGATGGAGAAATACTTGGAAGGGGAAGAGTTAACCGCCGATGAGTTAGTAGCCGGCCTGCGCCGGGGAACCATTGCTGGGACCATGGTGCCAGTGCTTTGTGGCTCCGCATTTAAAAATAAGGGAGTTCAACTTTTACTCGATGCGGTGGTGGATTACCTCCCCTCCCCCCTAGAAGTGCCGGCGATCGAGGGACATCTACCCGATGGCGAAGTAGCCACCAGACCGGCGGAAGATAAAGCTCCCCTGTCAGCTTTGGCCTTCAAAGTAATGGCGGACCCGTTTGGCCGGCTCACCTTCGTGCGGGTTTATTCCGGCGTGTTGGAAAAGGGCAGTTATGTATTGAATTCCACCAAAGAGAAGAAGGAACGCATTTCCCGATTAATCATCCTCAAAGCCGATGACCGCATTGAGGTGGACCAGTTAAATGCCGGAGATTTGGGCGCAGTGTTGGGGCTCAAGGATACCCTCACTGGGGATACCCTTTGTGATGACCAAGAGCCGATTATTTTAGAATCCTTGTTTGTCCCCCAGCCAGTTATTTCCGTAGCGGTGGAACCAAAAACTAAACAGGATATGGATAAGCTTTCCAAAGCTTTACAATCTTTATCCGAGGAAGATCCCACTTTTCGCGTCAGTGTCGATCCCGAGACCAACCAAACGGTAATTGCTGGCATGGGAGAATTGCATTTAGAAATTCTGGTGGACCGCATGCTACGGGAATTTAAGGTGGAGGCCAATGTGGGTGCTCCCCAAGTAGCCTATCGGGAAACCATCCGTAAGGCAGTACAGGCAGAAGGTAAATTTATTCGCCAGAGTGGGGGCAAGGGCCAATATGGCCATGTGGTCATTGAGGTGGAGCCTACCGAGCCAGGGACGGGCTTTGAATTTGTCTCTAAAATCGTCGGTGGCGTTATTCCCAAGGAATACATTGCCCCGTCGGAACAGGGGATGAAAGAAGCCTGTGCTTCGGGGGTATTGGCGGGCTACCCGGTCATTGACCTCAAAGCCACCTTGGTAGATGGGTCTTTCCATGATGTGGACTCATCGGAAATGGCCTTCAAGATTGCTGGTTCCATGGCAATCCGGGAGGCTGTGGGCCAAGCTGACCCTGTGCTCCTAGAGCCGGTCATGAAAGTCGAAATTGAAGTTCCTGATGACTTCATGGGCAACGTGATCGGTGACCTCAATGCCCGTCGGGGCCATATTGAGGGCCAGGAAACGGAGCAGGGCATAGCCAAAGTGGCCGCTAGTGTTCCATTGGCGGAAATGTTTGGCTATGCGACCGATATCCGGTCAAAAACCCAAGGCCGGGGTATTTTTTCGATGGAATTTAGCCATTATGCAGAAGTACCCCGTAATGTTGCCGAGGCGATCGTCGCCAAAAGCAGAGGCTATGCCTAA
- the rpsG gene encoding 30S ribosomal protein S7, producing the protein MSRRGNVKKRPVPPDPVYNSTLLSMTIRRVMRSGKKSLASSIVYNALASVGEKTGEDPLEVFEKAIKNLTPLVEVKARRVGGATYQVPMEVRPARGTALALRWLVHFSRARGGRTMESKLANEIMDAANETGAAIKKREETHRMAEANKAFAHYRY; encoded by the coding sequence TGTCAAAAAGCGCCCTGTGCCCCCGGATCCCGTTTACAACAGCACTCTGCTGAGTATGACCATCCGTAGGGTAATGCGCTCCGGCAAAAAATCCTTAGCTTCTAGCATTGTTTACAATGCCTTGGCCTCCGTTGGTGAGAAAACTGGCGAAGATCCCTTGGAAGTGTTTGAAAAGGCAATCAAAAACTTGACTCCCCTGGTGGAAGTTAAAGCCCGCCGGGTTGGTGGTGCCACCTACCAAGTACCCATGGAAGTTCGTCCTGCCCGGGGAACTGCCCTAGCTTTACGTTGGTTGGTGCATTTTTCCCGTGCTCGGGGTGGTCGCACCATGGAAAGCAAATTGGCTAACGAAATTATGGATGCCGCCAATGAAACCGGTGCCGCCATCAAAAAGCGGGAAGAAACCCACCGCATGGCCGAAGCCAACAAGGCCTTTGCCCATTACCGCTACTAG